The following coding sequences lie in one Vitis vinifera cultivar Pinot Noir 40024 chromosome 19, ASM3070453v1 genomic window:
- the LOC100262121 gene encoding GRAS family protein RAD1, producing MAAMNAWLSFPSNTESFNHELAIRRFCPARIEQEQGGGEWEDGMNEIDQPWSPYNAVSPPCLAASEEDEFVDSFINMDGYNDYGNDDNKALESQQGFDHNFQGDEAIEMFEMVDEGYEDAGMVVEGEDLGGGTDLMPSMEEVSHGVDQGLQLVHSLLACAEAVGCRDTQLADSMLSRIWRSANCYGDSLQRVSYCFAMGLKSRLLHLRNVNANGTFANGRMAVSSINKEEKMEAFQLLHQTTPYIAFGFMAANEAILKTGKGNDSLHIIDLGMEHCLQWPSLIRTLAQEPEGPPKLRITGLVKDGDSLSGLKASLKELAEYAATMGVPLQLNTVSDPATPAFLTKESLDVREGEVLFVNSIMHLHKYVKESRGSLKAVLQAIKKLGPTLVTVVEQDANHNGPFFLGRFLESLHYYSAIFDSLEASLPRSSPQRMKIERGHFGEEIRNIVAFEGSERIERHERADQWRRQLGRAGFQVVGMKSMSQARMMLSVYGCDGYSLACEKGCLLLGWKGKPIMLASAWQVAKASSS from the coding sequence ATGGCAGCCATGAATGCTTGGCTCTCCTTCCCCTCCAATACTGAGAGTTTCAACCATGAACTCGCCATTCGGAGGTTTTGCCCGGCTCGAATCGAGCAAGAACAAGGAGGAGGAGAGTGGGAAGATGGTATGAATGAGATTGATCAGCCTTGGTCTCCTTACAATGCTGTCAGCCCCCCTTGCTTGGCTGCCTCTGAGGAAGATGAATTCGTCGATAGCTTCATTAATATGGATGGCTACAACGACTACGGCAATGATGATAACAAGGCCCTCGAAAGCCAACAAGGGTTTGATCATAATTTTCAAGGGGATGAAGCCATTGAAATGTTTGAGATGGTGGATGAGGGCTATGAAGATGCAGGGATGGTGGTTGAGGGGGAGGATCTTGGAGGTGGCACAGACCTGATGCCAAGCATGGAAGAGGTGAGCCATGGGGTGGACCAAGGGCTCCAGCTGGTGCACTCATTGCTGGCATGTGCTGAGGCGGTAGGCTGCCGGGACACCCAGCTTGCAGACTCCATGCTCAGCCGGATATGGAGGTCTGCTAATTGTTATGGTGATTCCTTGCAGAGAGTCTCCTACTGCTTCGCCATGGGGCTGAAGTCCCGGCTTTTGCATCTCCGGAATGTGAATGCAAATGGGACATTCGCCAATGGCAGAATGGCAGTGTCCTCCATCAACAAAGAGGAGAAAATGGAAGCCTTTCAACTCCTTCACCAGACCACTCCCTACATTGCTTTCGGTTTCATGGCTGCGAATGAAGCTATACTTAAAACTGGAAAAGGGAATGACTCACTTCATATCATTGATCTGGGAATGGAGCATTGCCTTCAATGGCCTTCCCTGATAAGGACTCTAGCTCAAGAACCAGAAGGGCCCCCAAAGCTCCGAATCACCGGACTGGTTAAAGATGGTGACAGCCTCTCAGGGCTCAAAGCCAGCTTGAAAGAACTGGCAGAGTATGCCGCCACAATGGGGGTTCCCTTGCAGCTTAACACGGTATCAGATCCTGCAACCCCGGCCTTTCTAACAAAAGAAAGCCTTGATGTAAGGGAAGGAGAGGTTTTATTTGTGAACAGCATAATGCACCTTCACAAGTATGTGAAAGAGAGCAGAGGCTCCCTCAAGGCGGTCCTCCAAGCGATAAAGAAGCTCGGGCCGACACTGGTGACGGTGGTGGAGCAGGACGCCAACCACAACGGGCCCTTCTTCCTGGGGAGATTCCTGGAGTCATTACACTACTATTCAGCCATATTCGACTCCCTGGAGGCCAGTCTTCCAAGGAGCAGCCCACAGAGGATGAAGATAGAGAGGGGTCACTTTGGGGAGGAGATAAGAAACATAGTTGCATTTGAGGGATCAGAGAGGATTGAGAGGCATGAGAGGGCAGACCAGTGGAGAAGGCAACTGGGGCGAGCTGGGTTTCAAGTGGTGGGGATGAAGTCGATGAGTCAGGCCCGGATGATGCTGTCTGTTTATGGGTGTGATGGCTACAGTCTGGCTTGTGAGAAGGGATGCCTCCTTCTTGGGTGGAAAGGGAAGCCGATCATGCTCGCTTCTGCATGGCAAGTAGCTAAAGCTTCATCGTCATAA